The proteins below are encoded in one region of Phyllopteryx taeniolatus isolate TA_2022b chromosome 11, UOR_Ptae_1.2, whole genome shotgun sequence:
- the LOC133485428 gene encoding protein phosphatase 1 regulatory subunit 3C-B-like — translation MSAPIGRPGRLLPPDWLLPVARGSRKPAERKSLGIEAPPRGGGRGRGRGRRKGRRKRRRRRRRRRRRRRRRRRATSECCRRSPVLLEHCDPVLFFPMSAASLLRSFSPSAMPGSVMPIDVAMRFYISHSPPPLRGFLSSCEAPPQRTRSRVQRDRAAAVLRPCLSSQQGAADDEGWSGKGEKKKVVFADSKGMSLTAVRVFSKNEEERGGAGEELQFDMSDLENAATDLKISSARSLALDFEQPSADYLDFRKRLIQNSVCLENCSLQERSLTGTVKVRNVGFEKSVSVRATFDSWASFLDVDCAFMNNVYGGHDTDTFVFVLDLPADLPPQNGVEFCVRFQVRDRTFWDNNDGKNYAVKHVGWTGASPPDPAEHKTQSGVKVLEMDLDQMGSPRMCSGFFPGWQSWNHVDVAVPYW, via the exons ATGTCGGCCCCCATTGGCCGCCCGGGCCGCCTGCTCCCTCCTGATTGGTTGCTGCCGGTAGCACGTGGCAGTAGAAAGCCAGCAGAGCGCAAGTCGCTCGGCATTGAGGCGCCAccgcgaggaggaggaagaggaagaggaagaggaagaagaaaaggaagaagaaaaagaagacgacgaagaagacgaagacgacgaagaagacgaagaagacgaCGAGCGACCTCGGAATGTTGTAGAAGAAGCCCCGTTTTATTGGAGCACTGCGATCCGGTCCTGTTTTTCCCCATGAGTGCTGCCAG CCTTCTCAGGTCTTTCAGTCCGTCCGCGATGCCCGGCTCGGTCATGCCCATCGACGTGGCCATGCGCTTCTACATCAGccactctcctcctcctctcaggGGCTTCCTGAGCTCCTGCGAGGCGCCTCCGCAACGGACCCGGAGCCGGGTCCAGAGGGACCGGGCGGCCGCCGTGCTCAGGCCCTGCCTGAGCAGCCAGCAGGGAGCGGCGGACGACGAGGGTTGGAGCGGGAAAGGCGAGAAGAAGAAGGTGGTGTTTGCCGACTCCAAGGGAATGTCACTCACCGCCGTCCGCGTCTTCTCCAAGAATGAGGAGGAACGCGGCGGCGCCGGCGAGGAGCTCCAGTTCGACATGAGCGACCTGGAGAACGCCGCCACGGACCTGAAGATCAGCTCGGCGCGCAGTCTGGCGCTGGACTTTGAGCAGCCTTCGGCCGACTACCTGGACTTCCGGAAGCGCCTGATCCAGAACTCGGTCTGCTTGGAGAACTGCTCGCTGCAGGAGCGCTCGCTCACCGGCACGGTCAAGGTCCGCAACGTGGGTTTTGAAAAGTCCGTGTCGGTGCGGGCTACCTTCGACTCGTGGGCCAGCTTCCTGGACGTGGACTGCGCCTTCATGAACAACGTGTACGGCGGCCACGACACCGACACCTTCGTTTTCGTTCTGGACCTACCCGCTGACCTCCCACCGCAAAACGGAGTGGAATTCTGCGTGCGATTCCAAGTCCGGGACCGGACCTTCTGGGACAACAACGACGGCAAGAACTACGCGGTCAAGCACGTGGGTTGGACCGGCGCGTCCCCTCCGGACCCCGCCGAGCACAAGACGCAGAGCGGCGTGAAGGTTCTGGAGATGGACCTGGACCAGATGGGAAGCCCTCGCATGTGCAGCGGCTTCTTCCCTGGCTGGCAAAGCTGGAACCACGTGGACGTCGCCGTGCCCTACTGGTGA
- the LOC133486051 gene encoding cytochrome P450 26C1 isoform X2, with product MFHVAHLGNLWAATGASTWLPCALLALALTRALWAFRWRLTRDPRNPLPLPGGSMGWPVVGETLHWLVQGSDFHVCRRRRHGNVFKTHLLGKPVIRVTGAENIRKILMGEHSLVCTQWPQSTRIILGPNTLVNSTGDAHARKRKVLAKVFSRGALESYLPRLRDVVRRQVAEWCARPDAVDVYAAAKSLTFRIAVSALLGLRLDEERVVYLGAIFEQLMDNLFSLPFDAPLSGLRKGIRAREILHANMEKIIAEKMEQRRNEHLDAFDYMLSGAKEHGQDLSVQELKETAVELIFAAHSTTASASTSLLLQLLCHPAVVRRLKAELDAEGLTSTGEGGEGLRAHLSLDEMSRLRYLDCVIKEVLRFLPPVSGGYRTALQTFELDGYQVPKGWSVMYSIRDTHETAAVFRAPELFDPERFGPDRAENHSSRFSYVPFGGGLRSCVGKELAQIVLKTLAVELVATCKWTLATRDFPKMQTVPIVHPVNGLHVRFTQNRQLS from the exons ATGTTCCACGTGGCGCACTTGGGCAATCTGTGGGCCGCGACGGGCGCGTCGACGTGGCTGCCGTGCGCGCTCCTGGCGCTGGCGCTCACGCGTGCGCTGTGGGCTTTCCGGTGGAGGCTGACCAGGGACCCCCGCAACCCGCTGCCCCTGCCGGGGGGCTCCATGGGCTGGCCCGTGGTCGGCGAGACGCTACACTGGCTGGTGCAG GGCTCCGACTTCCACGTCTGTCGCAGGCGGCGCCACGGCAACGTGTTTAAGACGCACCTCCTGGGCAAACCCGTCATCCGGGTGACGGGCGCCGAAAACATCCGCAAGATCCTGATGGGCGAGCACAGCCTGGTGTGCACGCAATGGCCGCAGAGCACGCGCATCATCCTGGGACCCAACACGCTCGTCAACTCCACCGGCGACGCCCACGCGAGGAAGAGGAAG GTGCTGGCCAAAGTGTTCAGCAGAGGCGCTCTGGAGTCGTACCTGCCGCGCCTGCGGGACGTGGTGCGCCGCCAAGTGGCCGAGTGGTGCGCGCGGCCCGACGCCGTGGACGTCTACGCCGCCGCCAAGTCGCTGACGTTCCGGATCGCCGTGAGCGCCCTGCTGGGTCTGCGGCTGGACGAGGAGCGGGTGGTCTACCTGGGCGCCATCTTCGAGCAGCTGATGGACAATCTCTTCTCGCTTCCGTTCGACGCGCCGCTCAGCGGCCTGCGCAAG GGGATCCGAGCCCGAGAGATCCTGCACGCCAACATGGAGAAGATTATCGCGGAGAAGATGGAGCAACGGCGCAACGAACATCTGGACGCCTTTGACTACATGCTGTCCGGCGCCAAGGAGCACGGCCAGGACCTGAGCGTCCAGGAACTCAAG GAAACGGCCGTGGAGTTGATTTTCGCCGCTCACTCCACCACCGCCAGCGCGTCGACATCTCTGCTGCTGCAGCTCCTCTGCCACCCGGCCGTGGTCCGACGCCTTAAAGCCGAGCTGGACGCCGAAGGCCTCACGAGCACCGGAGAAGGTGGCGAAGGTCTTCGGGCGCACTTGAGCCTGGACGAGATGAGCCGGCTGCGCTACTTGGACTGTGTCATCAAAGAGGTTCTGCGCTTCCTGCCGCCAGTTTCTGGAGGGTACCGGACCGCCTTGCAGACCTTTGAGTTGGAT GGCTACCAGGTCCCCAAAGGCTGGAGCGTCATGTACAGCATCAGGGACACGCACGAGACCGCCGCCGTCTTCCGAGCTCCAGAACTCTTTGACCCGGAACGCTTTGGGCCGGACCGCGCGGAGAACCACTCGTCCCGCTTCAGCTACGTGCCCTTTGGCGGTGGCCTGCGGAGCTGCGTGGGCAAAGAACTGGCCCAGATCGTTCTAAAGACTTTGGCCGTGGAACTGGTGGCGACGTGCAAATGGACCCTGGCCACCAGGGACTTCCCCAAAATGCAGACGGTGCCTATCGTGCACCCCGTCAACGGACTCCACGTGCGCTTCACGCAAAACCGGCAGCTTAGTTAA
- the LOC133486051 gene encoding cytochrome P450 26C1 isoform X1, whose translation MCVQAHSCPDRPRRDERKKKKKKKKKKQPPRECRPRVRAAAAMFHVAHLGNLWAATGASTWLPCALLALALTRALWAFRWRLTRDPRNPLPLPGGSMGWPVVGETLHWLVQGSDFHVCRRRRHGNVFKTHLLGKPVIRVTGAENIRKILMGEHSLVCTQWPQSTRIILGPNTLVNSTGDAHARKRKVLAKVFSRGALESYLPRLRDVVRRQVAEWCARPDAVDVYAAAKSLTFRIAVSALLGLRLDEERVVYLGAIFEQLMDNLFSLPFDAPLSGLRKGIRAREILHANMEKIIAEKMEQRRNEHLDAFDYMLSGAKEHGQDLSVQELKETAVELIFAAHSTTASASTSLLLQLLCHPAVVRRLKAELDAEGLTSTGEGGEGLRAHLSLDEMSRLRYLDCVIKEVLRFLPPVSGGYRTALQTFELDGYQVPKGWSVMYSIRDTHETAAVFRAPELFDPERFGPDRAENHSSRFSYVPFGGGLRSCVGKELAQIVLKTLAVELVATCKWTLATRDFPKMQTVPIVHPVNGLHVRFTQNRQLS comes from the exons atgtgtgtgcaggcGCATTCGTGCCCCGACCGGCCGAGACGAGacgagaggaagaagaagaagaagaagaagaagaagaagcagccgCCGCGCGAGTGTCGCCCACGTGTGCGTGCGGCCGCCGCCATGTTCCACGTGGCGCACTTGGGCAATCTGTGGGCCGCGACGGGCGCGTCGACGTGGCTGCCGTGCGCGCTCCTGGCGCTGGCGCTCACGCGTGCGCTGTGGGCTTTCCGGTGGAGGCTGACCAGGGACCCCCGCAACCCGCTGCCCCTGCCGGGGGGCTCCATGGGCTGGCCCGTGGTCGGCGAGACGCTACACTGGCTGGTGCAG GGCTCCGACTTCCACGTCTGTCGCAGGCGGCGCCACGGCAACGTGTTTAAGACGCACCTCCTGGGCAAACCCGTCATCCGGGTGACGGGCGCCGAAAACATCCGCAAGATCCTGATGGGCGAGCACAGCCTGGTGTGCACGCAATGGCCGCAGAGCACGCGCATCATCCTGGGACCCAACACGCTCGTCAACTCCACCGGCGACGCCCACGCGAGGAAGAGGAAG GTGCTGGCCAAAGTGTTCAGCAGAGGCGCTCTGGAGTCGTACCTGCCGCGCCTGCGGGACGTGGTGCGCCGCCAAGTGGCCGAGTGGTGCGCGCGGCCCGACGCCGTGGACGTCTACGCCGCCGCCAAGTCGCTGACGTTCCGGATCGCCGTGAGCGCCCTGCTGGGTCTGCGGCTGGACGAGGAGCGGGTGGTCTACCTGGGCGCCATCTTCGAGCAGCTGATGGACAATCTCTTCTCGCTTCCGTTCGACGCGCCGCTCAGCGGCCTGCGCAAG GGGATCCGAGCCCGAGAGATCCTGCACGCCAACATGGAGAAGATTATCGCGGAGAAGATGGAGCAACGGCGCAACGAACATCTGGACGCCTTTGACTACATGCTGTCCGGCGCCAAGGAGCACGGCCAGGACCTGAGCGTCCAGGAACTCAAG GAAACGGCCGTGGAGTTGATTTTCGCCGCTCACTCCACCACCGCCAGCGCGTCGACATCTCTGCTGCTGCAGCTCCTCTGCCACCCGGCCGTGGTCCGACGCCTTAAAGCCGAGCTGGACGCCGAAGGCCTCACGAGCACCGGAGAAGGTGGCGAAGGTCTTCGGGCGCACTTGAGCCTGGACGAGATGAGCCGGCTGCGCTACTTGGACTGTGTCATCAAAGAGGTTCTGCGCTTCCTGCCGCCAGTTTCTGGAGGGTACCGGACCGCCTTGCAGACCTTTGAGTTGGAT GGCTACCAGGTCCCCAAAGGCTGGAGCGTCATGTACAGCATCAGGGACACGCACGAGACCGCCGCCGTCTTCCGAGCTCCAGAACTCTTTGACCCGGAACGCTTTGGGCCGGACCGCGCGGAGAACCACTCGTCCCGCTTCAGCTACGTGCCCTTTGGCGGTGGCCTGCGGAGCTGCGTGGGCAAAGAACTGGCCCAGATCGTTCTAAAGACTTTGGCCGTGGAACTGGTGGCGACGTGCAAATGGACCCTGGCCACCAGGGACTTCCCCAAAATGCAGACGGTGCCTATCGTGCACCCCGTCAACGGACTCCACGTGCGCTTCACGCAAAACCGGCAGCTTAGTTAA